One Capsicum annuum cultivar UCD-10X-F1 chromosome 2, UCD10Xv1.1, whole genome shotgun sequence genomic window carries:
- the LOC107860597 gene encoding uncharacterized protein LOC107860597, giving the protein MGLFSHTVAGGGFILIGAWESLTSSSVPLKNSSQPPTSQSPAHPTADKHAHDSVFSSSLTFVLIMILSFLFVLDSLLSFFDARSSKDTIGSVLQLQVIAISLLFFLYSVLGLMTRLRKSFVLPSPVLNLVCLFAFVEEFLLFFLQRKDPSGVENRYYDMMLVPIGICAFCSFLELKNPKWGYTKLGRGIGLILQGMWILQMGFAFFSDFIVHGCSLHEKSRGNYTVKCKGHPEYHRGRAIVTLQFNCHLALLVTVIAFVYSIVCKKNGIGREHMQYRPIGAEMQHLENAGHGHFTLDSDEDDNENGIKEGRNVEMQKAIVPVSESETNGYHNSP; this is encoded by the coding sequence ATGGGATTATTCAGCCATACCGTCGCCGGCGGCGGATTCATACTCATCGGCGCTTGGGAATCTCTTACCTCTTCCTCCGTTCCCCTCAAAAATTCATCACAGCCGCCCACTTCCCAATCGCCGGCACATCCAACGGCAGATAAGCATGCCCACGATTCCGTTTTCTCCTCATCGCTTACTTTTGTATTAATTATGATCCTTTCGTTCCTCTTCGTTCTTGATTCTTTGTTATCATTCTTCGATGCAAGAAGTTCAAAAGATACCATTGGTTCCGTTCTTCAATTGCAGGTTATTGCAATTTCTCTTTTGTTCTTTCTCTATTCGGTTTTGGGTCTAATGACCCGTTTGAGAAAATCGTTTGTTTTGCCATCTCCGGTGCTCAATTTGGTTTGTCTGTTCGCTTTTGTGGAggagtttttgttgtttttccttCAAAGAAAAGACCCAAGTGGAGTGGAGAACCGTTACTATGATATGATGCTTGTACCTATTGGAATTTGTGCGTTTTGTTCGTTTCTTGAATTGAAAAATCCAAAATGGGGGTATACGAAATTGGGGCGTGGGATTGGGTTGATTTTACAAGGGATGTGGATTCTGCAAATGGGATTTGCTTTTTTCTCTGATTTTATTGTACATGGATGTTCTTTGCATGAAAAGAGTAGAGGGAATTATACAGTTAAGTGTAAAGGTCATCCTGAGTATCATCGAGGTCGAGCTATTGTTACGCTTCAGTTCAATTGTCATCTTGCACTTCTTGTGACTGTGATTGCTTTTGTGTACTCAATTGTGTGTAAAAAGAATGGGATTGGTCGTGAACATATGCAGTATAGACCTATCGGAGCTGAGATGCAACATTTGGAAAATGCTGGTCATGGTCATTTCACGTTAGATTCGGATGAAGATGACAATGAGAATGGGATAAAAGAAGGGAGGAATGTTGAAATGCAAAAGGCTATTGTGCCTGTTTCTGAATCAGAAACTAATGGGTATCATAACAGTCCTTGA